One region of Roseicitreum antarcticum genomic DNA includes:
- a CDS encoding type 1 glutamine amidotransferase, with the protein MHIGILETGRPPSEVSADFGTYPQIFARLLDGHGFTFSAWHVEGGEMPASVHACDGWLITGSRHGAYEDHAFIPPLEDFIRQAHGAHVPLVGVCFGHQIIAQALGGRVEKFAGGWAVGAQTYDFNGDTRRLNAWHQDQVTKAPEGARIVATNPFCAIAALRYGTHILTVQAHPEFDRAIVRRLIDARGRGVISDTLLDAAASAPDTDTGQRQTFDEIAALFRAHAPAAPSQTVQTRTAQG; encoded by the coding sequence ATGCATATCGGCATTCTGGAAACCGGCCGCCCCCCTTCCGAGGTCAGCGCCGATTTCGGCACCTATCCGCAAATCTTCGCCCGCCTGCTGGACGGCCACGGCTTCACCTTCAGCGCCTGGCATGTGGAAGGCGGCGAGATGCCTGCCAGCGTGCATGCGTGCGACGGCTGGCTTATCACAGGGTCGCGCCACGGCGCGTATGAGGATCACGCCTTCATCCCGCCGCTGGAAGACTTCATCCGCCAGGCACACGGCGCGCACGTGCCCTTGGTCGGCGTGTGTTTCGGGCATCAGATCATCGCACAGGCGCTGGGGGGGCGGGTCGAGAAATTCGCTGGCGGCTGGGCCGTTGGCGCGCAAACCTATGACTTCAACGGCGACACCCGCCGCTTGAACGCCTGGCATCAAGATCAGGTCACCAAAGCCCCCGAAGGTGCGCGCATTGTGGCGACGAACCCGTTCTGCGCCATCGCCGCCCTGCGCTACGGCACGCATATCCTGACGGTGCAGGCACATCCGGAGTTTGACCGCGCCATCGTGCGCCGCCTGATCGACGCGCGCGGGCGCGGGGTGATTTCCGACACCTTGCTCGATGCCGCCGCCAGCGCGCCCGACACCGACACAGGACAGCGCCAGACCTTCGACGAGATCGCGGCGCTGTTTCGCGCACATGCGCCCGCCGCCCCTTCCCAAACGGTACAGACCCGCACAGCTCAGGGCTGA